The segment CAGGATAAACTGTATTTTTATGATCGTTGGACTGTATTTTGCCTGATTTCCTTTCTCAAAAATACGGTCTTCACCCTATTTATTTACAGGAACACAATAAATATAATAAATGCATAATCCAATTCGTTCTTAAGGAGGAATTATGACAACAGCAAAAAAAGGGCTTTTGGCCCTCATGGCGATTATGTTTTTGGTCATTGCAGCCTGCTATGGGCCCCAGACCGGGGCCCAAAGGGGCGGTGCGACAGGCGCCGGGGTCGGGGGAATTGCCGGGGCACTGCTGGACCGGAGTAATCCCTGGAGGGGGGGGATAATCGGTGCCGCCCTGGGAGCCGTATTCGGGGCTACCCTGGGGGACATTTCGGACCGGGGGGCCTATGAGGCATCCAGACATAATGCCCCGGTGGAATACCGGACCGAGGATGGCCGGGGACGATACCGGGCTGATCCCGAGAGTTATGATCCATCGACTAAGTGCCGCAAAGTCCGGGAAAGGATCTATGAAGACGGCCGGCTGGTAAGAGACCATGTTAAAGAGGTTTGTGAAGGGCAAAAATACGAGAGACGGTATTAACTGCTGCTCATCCGGAAATGATATTTCCGGATGAAAGCTATCAGCGGCCAGCGGTCAGCTTTCAGAAAAACATTTTTGAGAGGAGCAGGTTTCAAACCTGCTCCCACAGTAGAAAACTGACGGGATTTTGGCTTACCGGATAAGCCTCTCGTCAGTCTTTTTTCCCGGGTTGTCCACCATACCGCCAGAGTCTCTCCGCCGGGCCAAACCGGGAACCGCTCCGAAGGAGTGGGACTGAGCAGGCCTTTTTGCGAAGCAATCTTGAATTCGAATTTTTTGACCCAGTCATTAAAATAGAGGGGGGTAAACTGATTCTTTTTCTTGACCGAATCCCTTGACAGTGCTAATTTCTAACTCCATGAACCTCTCCAACCATCCCCTAAGGCTCCCCATTATAATCCTTCTCTTCAGTTTATCTTTGTCCGGTTGTTTTTCCAGCCGACAATTAGTCACTGAAAACGCCATCGGCCTTTTTCGGGGGGTTTCTCTTTCCGCCAACCGGCAATCGGATATCCCATTAGTCCGGCAAGGGCTTCCTGCTTACCTGATGCTGATCGATGGGATGATCCAGAACTATCCGGAGAATCCCGATCTTCTCCTGGCCGGGGCCCAGGCCTACGCCTCTTACATTTCGCTTTTAGAAGATGATGAATCGTCCCGAACCGCTCCGCTGATTCAAAAGGCCAAAGTTTATGCCTTAAAAGCCCTGGAGCTGAACCCCCTGTTCAAAGGGAGCCTTGATCAACCCATCGATCTCTTTCAGGAACGGTTGAAGGATACGGAAAAAAGCCATGTCCCCTTGCTCTTCGGGGTGGCCGGTATCTGGGGGACGTGGATTGTCCAGGGACCGGATTCGGTCGAGGGGATGGCCGATCTCCCTAAAGTGGAAGCAATAATGGACCGGGTATTGCAAATGGACCCCGGCTATTATTACGGCGGTCCCCATCTTTTCAAAGGGATCCTCCTTTCCGCCCGGCCGACTCAATTCGGCGGAGACTTGAAAAAGGCTAAGGCCCATTTCCAACAAGCCTTAACCTATTCACAGGGAAAATTTCTGATGACATCCGTTTATTTTGCCCGCTATTATGCTCGGCAAAGTCTGGATCGGGATCTTTTTATCAGCACCCTTAATCAGACGCTTTCCATACCGGCGGACATAGAGCCGGATCTGACGTTGATGAATACCCTGGCGCAACAACAG is part of the Deltaproteobacteria bacterium genome and harbors:
- a CDS encoding glycine zipper 2TM domain-containing protein, encoding MAIMFLVIAACYGPQTGAQRGGATGAGVGGIAGALLDRSNPWRGGIIGAALGAVFGATLGDISDRGAYEASRHNAPVEYRTEDGRGRYRADPESYDPSTKCRKVRERIYEDGRLVRDHVKEVCEGQKYERRY